The DNA region GATTATCTCCATTGTCTATAAACCTGGCGGTTTGTGAGTGAGCAACAAATACACCTGGTTTCCTGACTACGCGACAGAGGTGCCTTATTTTATCGATTAATTGGCTGGTAACCGGTATCCCCGTACCAAAGGTAAATGCCAAAGGCTTACCATATTGGGTGATAAATTCATCTAATTGTTTGTTGCTATGGTTATCCGGAGTGTTTCCCAAAATAAAACCTGTATTCACTAACTGTGTGGGCCAGTCTCCGGGATTGGGTTTAAACCACTCAGGAAATAATGCCAATATCGAAGGGCTAGATTGCATGCTGGGTAAATCCTGAATAGTCCATTCTGATAGCCCTAACTCTTTTCGGGCTGGATTTATCAGTGGTTTGACCAGCCTCTCTAAGGTATCTCTCTTCGCCTTCTCCTGAATTTGGGGCAATATTTCACTCCAAAGGCGCTCCTCAACTTGCCTGCGCATGGGATAGGCCGGGCTTAGGATGGAGCTCACCCCATAGGGGGCAAGCACTACCTGGCACGATTTTAGGCCAAATTCCTCGGCAGCCATTCTGGCCCCTGATAATATATCCTGATAAATAATCAGTGGATTATGCCTTTGCTGAACCACCCGTTGAATGGCTTTGAACGTGGGCTTGATGGCAGGAAAATGGAATTCGTTGTAGTGGTTTTGTGAGTGATAGCGTGACCAAGTAAGTGGACTGTTATAAGTGTTTTCATAATCTGTCTTGGTCGAGACAGGTAAGCACTCAACTCCCATTGTGTCCGCCAAAGGAATAAACTTTTCACTGCCAATAAAAGCCGCTTTCACTCCACATGCATTGAGTGATGAAGCTAATTTTATAAATGGAAGCGCGTCGCCTGTTGTGCCAAGTGAGTAAAGTAAGTAATCCATTTTTTAAATATACACTTGTGTGAATTATTGAAAAATAAATAAAAATAATATCGAAAAATATAAATCAATTTATTTGTGATTGCTGCTCCTGCTAACTATTCAATGCATAAATTTAAAGAAAGAGAAAATACATAATAAGAAAATAACCAATGAAATTAACTTATCTGTTTTGATAGATTTTATAATAGTAAATCTTGATACAATAAAATATAAGCTCCCCCCAATAACTCCTCCAATGTGAGCATAGAAATCTGAATTATGAATATATAAATCTGATATGACTTGAAAAATTAGAATAATAATTGCCCACCAAAAAGGCATTGGGTCAACCGATGGTTGTAATGCCTCTTTGCTTAAAATTTTTAAGGCTATATATGATCCAAATAAACCAAAAATTCCACCGGATGCGCCAACTACTAAATTGAACGGAGAAAATGCCAGTGAAAAAATCCAACCAGAAAAGGTTGATAGAATGAGAATATTAAAGTATTTAGCTCTGCCAAAATATTGCTCAAGCATTCCACCAAGAACGCCAAGAGAAATAAGATTAATCAATAGATGTACAGGGTTTAAGTGTAGAAAAAAAGCAGTTATAAATCTGTAATATTCACGGAACTCAATTGTACTCTTTGAAAACGCAAAATTATCCATTATCCATAAAAAATCATCTTTGTTTATAAAGAACAGTATGGAATTTAATATAATCATTATAAAAACGACAGAGTATGTCACAAGCTGCTTGGAGCAAGCAGAAGCTATTCCTTTCCAACTAGGTTCATTGTGATGAGAGTATTTTTTTTCAACCCATCCCAAGCATTTCACTAATGCATTATAGTCTCTATCGTCCTCGAACATGTCTTCAGTAAATATTACTGGAAAGCTCCCATTAACACCCAATCTACACATGTTGCCATTCTTCTTTGCTCCATAGGATTGAACTTCAATGGATTTTATATCTGAATTCCTAATTTTTTTTGTTGATAAAAGCCTGGTGACTAGCATGTAATCACTCATTATCTCAACGGATAACTGTCTCCTTGATAATCCGAACAATATCAGAGAGCAAATCAGGTTGTAGAAAATAAATATCTCTTGTGTGTTTGTTGGCCAAAAACCATGAGAAATGACATAAAAAATAATAATATTTCCACAGGCCAAGATGGCAAGCAGAGACCTAATAGGGTTTTTATTCTTTATTAAAAATTTCATATAAGAATATTCGTAAAAGACTGAGAAAAGGGTGTCTACGGGAGACACCCTTGATAGTACTAACCGAAAGTCGAATTGCTAGCTTGATAACCAGCGCCACCCCAATCTCCACCATCAGAACCACTACCGATAAAATCTGCTTTCGCTCTGAGTACATTGAGTAATGAGGCTAATTTTATAAATGAAAATGCATCACCTGTTATTACAGATGAGTAAAATAAATAATCCATCTTTATATCATTACTCTATTTTTTTGCACTATATTAATGCTTATTGTAGTTATGTGATTTTAATATTTTTTTGGTTGCACACAGCATAGATAATATTGAAACACACAATATTGCTAAAAATACCCAAGTGGATTCCGATTGCTCTATGGTTTTAGTTATCACTAAAACAGCAACGGCCCAAGTAGATAAGCCCAGTGCAATAGCAAATAATTGCAATTTGGTATTAACCATGATCACTCCTTACTTTGTTAAATTTATAAGTGTGACCTGCTTGGCCACACTTATAGTGTCATAATGAATTTTTACCGTACAAGGGAGAGCCCATAGAATTAATTGGCTCTCTCGTAATATATCCGCTATTGGATTATTTGCTAGTACACATCAACCCCAGCCAAGGGCATGATATGTAGCTCCACCCGAGAGAATAAGTGACCCCGCAACAAACCCCCAAGCTACTGGCCCTGCTGCCACAGTGGCCGCACCAATCACAAAGGCAGTTGACATTCCAAGCATTGCCCAATAACTGCTGTCTGTCCCATATCCTCCACCCGATCCTCCAGATATAATTTGTAAATCTTCGACAGAAACTTCTTCAAAGTTAAACTGTTCGTAGTTTCTATCCAAACCAAAAGTATTCATAAAACAATCTCCTAATTATTAATTGTCCAATAAAACTAGACATCCAAGTTAAAGTACTATCTGCCTTCCTGCAGATTTGACCGTCTCCGGTCTGTGAGCCACTAATATCCTGGTTATGGCAAGTTCCTTTGCATCACACCAGCAATATGGCGGCGGTAATCAAGAACTTGCTTGAGGGGGCGATCATCAATCAGGATTTCGCCTTCTGTAGGCTGCAGTAAACCCATCAGGCATTTGAGCAGGGTGGTTTTTCCACAGCCACTGGGGCCGGTGATGGCGACTGTTTCACCGGGTTCTATGATGAAGTTCAGGTTTTGAAACGTTGGCCCCTCAGTTTCGCCATACTGGAAGCTGAGATTTCGCACTTCAATTTTTCCGGCAAGTGGCCGTGTGGATGATTGGCTTGGCAATAGATCATCCTGTTCTTCAGTTTCGGTAAATACGATATCGGATAGACGATCCAGGTGCAGACCGAGCATTTTCAGTTCAATCCATGTAGCAATCAGTGTATCCATGGAGCTAACAAAGCGGCTTTTGTAACTCAAAAAAGCGTAGAGCATACCTACTGAAAAAATATTGCCCATAACAGCGGTAGCAGCAAAGTAAATCACCAGCAGATTTTCGATGCCAAAGAGCAAGCGGTTTATCGTGTCGTAACCAATATTCCAGCGGGTGATGCGTATTCCCTGGTTGATAGTATCGGCCAGACGGTTTTGCCATTGCCCTTGGCGATCATTTTCGCGCTGAAACAGTTTGATTGTTTGAACCGCACGCACGGATTCCATAAAGTGGGTATCGTGTCTGGCTTGGGCAATAATCTGTTCTTCGGTCAGCAGTCGTAAGGGTTTATAAAGTGCAAAGCGCAAGGCAGCGTAGAGCAACACCACAATGAGCACTAATAAGGTGAGTTTAATGCTGTAAAAGAACATTACTGTTAGGGTTATGACGGCCATAATGCCATCTACCACAGCTGCTACCAGGCTGGTGGTAAGCAGCTCTCGCACATTCTGTAAGGAACCAAAGCGAGATACGACATCTCCCATATGGCGAGTGGAAAAGTAGCTCATGGGCAGGCGAATCAGATGGCGGAACAGGTTAGCCGCCATTTGTATATTCAAACGGCTGGACAGATAAAGCATCACCCATTGGCGTAGTACATGGGTACCCGTCTCTATTAATAGCAGCAGCCCGAAACCCAGGGCCAGTACCAGCAACAGGTTGTCATCATTTCTGAGGATAACGTCATCGACCACCGTTTGCATGTAATAGGGGCTGATAATGGCAAATACTTGCAATAGCAGTGACAGTACCAGTATCTGTAACAGACTGCGTTTTAAACCGCTAATACGTGACCAGAAGTGATGTAGCTTCAAGTGTTTTCTTGTGTCTGCTACTTCGAATTTGCTGGTGGGTGTTAGTTCGAGGGCGATGCCGGTGAAGTGTTTATCAAATTCCTCTTTTGTTAGCGTTTTCTCTCCGCTTGCCGGGTCGTGGATAATCGCTTTACGACTTTTTACTGCTTTCAGTACCACAAAATGGTTTAAGTCCCAATGCAATACACAAGGCAGTTGAAGTCCTCCAAGGGAATCTGAATTTAATTTCAGCGCGCGACCTGCCAAGTGCAGTCGTCCTGCCATCTCCATCAGGTTTTTCAGGTTGGTGCCGTGACTGGATACTTGAATCCGTTGTCTTAGGTATGCCAGATCAGTTTCATAACCATGGAAACTGGCGATCATGGCCAGGCATGCTAATCCGCATTCGGCCGCTTCGGTTTGATGAATCATCGGCAGGCTGTGAGCACCACTGAAATTCAACAGTTGATCGGGGCTCGTTGCTGTTTGTTTTACGCTTTGCTCCGGTGACATATTCATTACAGGCGCCCTTTCAAACTATAGATGGGCTCCAATAGCCATTGCCATAAACGGCGCTCAGCCAGTTCTACGTCAGCTGTTAATGTCATACCGGACCTTAGGGGGATTGATTGCCCATAGGCATTTACCCCTTGCTCATACAAACGGGCTTCAACCCGATACACCGGCTCTTGCAAGGTGACTGGGGTGTTTAGCAGCTCACCTGGCAATAAGGGTGTTTTTGCCACACTCTCAATCTCACCTTGATAGAGACCAAATTTCTGATAGGGAAAGGCGTCGTAGCGAATATCCAGGCGCTGCCCTGATGCAATAAAACCCGCTGCTCTCACCGGCACCAGCAAATGAGCGACTAAAGGGCTGGCACTATCAGCCAATGTTAATAAGGGCACAGGATTTGTCGATGAGACAAATTGACCTTCACGAGCTTGCAGGTTATTCACGATACCTGCGCGTGTAGCGGTAATGATATGGGCGCGCTGACCTTGCAATTGAGCAATTTGCTGGGCAAGTTCACTCATCCGTGCTTGCAATTGATCCAGGCTATTAGCAGCTTCCTGTGCAAGTAGTCGAAGGTCGGTATGGCGCTGAGACAGCAAATCTTTCTGATTGCTGATTTCCCGTAACAGGCCTTGTTTATCGCTGCGTACAGAAAGTTCTTGGGAGAGTACCTGATCGTACTCCAGGCGAGAAATATGTCCTTTTTCAATCTTGGGACGATAGCGTTCGATTTGATTTTTTATCAGGATGTGGCGAGCATCTAGTGTAGCCAATTGTTCATCCATCAGGCTCAGGTTGTGCTTAATGGATTCAATCTGCCGCCGCAGACTGTTTTCTCGATCCTGCTGAGTTCGGTCTGCGCGCTCAATTTGTTCTGTGAGCAAGCGACGCTGGCTTTCATATTCTTCCAGCAGGCGACTTTCGAGGTTGCCACCATCGGCTAATATCCTGTCGCCATTGATAATTATTAATGGCTGGCCTGCTTGTACCTTATCACCTTCTTTCACCAGGATTTTCTTGACTTGACCGGATGCTTCCGGGTACAGCCTGACAACCCCGGTGGGTGGTTCTAACCAGCCAACCACCGTTTCTTTTCGCGCATAAGTACTGGTAGTAAGCCAAACAGCTAAGGCCAGTAACCAAACCAGCAACAAAGCAATCAATACAGAGTGGCTCACCTGCGGCAGAAGCAGTACATCACCGTGCAACCGGTCGCTTTTTTGTTTGATGACTTGCTCTCGAAAAAGCGGAGCTTTCTGAGTGGGAGAACATTCGTTGTTCATGGAGAATTTATCAATTCCTTGTATTGCCATTAGCATCGGGTGCCAGGCCTGCCAGTTAACAATGGCTATTTATTGTTCTTCCGCAGGACGCCACTCATTGGCGCCCATATTTTTAATTTAAACGACTATAACTTCTCGAAGCAGTAAAAACAAGCGACAGCCAAACTCGGAATGTTGACTTACCGCACATCTTGAAAAATGCGAAGAGAACAGGGTTTGGGAGTCATGCTTGCAATCGGATGTAGATCAGAGCCCACCTTGGAAAGACATTTCAATCAGGCGGACTGCAGAGCAGGGCGTTCCACTTTTTTCTGGTACACCATGAAGGCAGGTGTTCGATACCCCCGCTGAATTTTCCCCTGTGTTCCAGATACATGCTGATCTCCACTGGCCTGTGACGTCGATTTGAATGCGGGAGGTGGTTCTGAATTAGGTTTTCCGAAAATCGAACCTTCACTCCCACACTCCCACTTTACCGGTCATCAATTGGCACTTTTACGAGCGCAGTTAGGGAATTAGAGTCGTGGAGGCGTGAACGATACAGGTTCTGCAATTTCACTAACACAATAATGCTAAGAGGGAAATAACGATGTTCAGCAAGCTAAAAACCATAGCGGCAAAATACATGTTTACGGTGGCGACAGTCAGTGCACTGGCTGCTGGTAACGTCCAGGCGGCAACCGTGGATCTATTGGTTCTCTACGATACCTATTCAAAAAATTATTTTGGCGGTGATCCGCAGACAGCGATGAATAACTGGGTTAACCAGATGAACGCCGCGTATCGCGATAGCCAGATTGATGTGCAGCTGCGGCTGGTTGGGGTGCGTGAAAATAATCTGGCTGGGGCGGATATGGGGGCGGTCCTGGGCAACCTGCGGGTTAATGCCAATGCGATTGCGCTGCGCGATCAATTGGGGGCCGACTTTGTATCCCAGTTGCATGAAAGGGGGGCTTGCGGTGTGGGCTATGTCGCCGTTGACCGGAACTGGGCCTGGAACGTTACCGGGCCCGGTTGTGGTCCGATGGTGATGGCTCATGAACTGGGTCACAACATGGGTTTGAACCACTCGCGCAAACAGGGTGATACCAGCGGTGCCCGTTTCCGCTACGGGGTTGGTTATGGTGTGCAGAATGTGTTTGTGGACATCATGGCCTATGAGGGCGTGTTCAATACCACGCGTGTCAATCGTTTCTCCAACCCCAACCTCACTTGTCGCGGATTGCCCTGCGGGCTTCCGGTCGGCCATGCGGAGGAAGCTTATGCCGCCCTGGCTATTCACAATGTGCGCGATGAAATAGCCGCATTCCGTCCCACGGCTGGTTCATCCGGGCCGGTACAGGTTTCGCAGCATTGCAATTACGAGGGCTATACCGTTGGTTTACCCGTCGGGCAATATACCCTCAGCCAATTACAGGCGCGCGGCATTCTGAATGATGATGTGTCCTCGGTGCGGGTGCAAAGCGGTTACAGCGTCACCCTGTACCAGCATGATAATTTCACCGGCAATTCCCTGGTCAGGACCAGCAACGATAGCTGCCTGGTAAGTGCAGGTTTTAACGATGCGGCGTCATCCATCATCGTTTCTACCACGGGCAGCAGTTTTAATTTGTTGATCCAGGCGGAAAATTATTTTTCCAGCAATGGTGTCCAGTTAGAAAATACGACGGATACCGGCGGCGGTCAAAATGTGGGTTGGATTGATACCAATGATTGGATGGCCTATAGCGGTATCACTATTCCAACCTCAGGTACCTATACCGTTGAATACCGGGTTGCCAGCCAGAGTGGCGGCGGCCGTTTATCACTGGATTTAAATGGCGGCAGTATTGTGCTGGGTGAACTGGCAGTGCCGTCCACTGGCGGTTGGCAAAACTGGACGACTATTTCGCACACCGTGAATATCAATGCAGGTACTTACAACCTGGGTGTATTTGCCAAGGCAGGTGGCTGGAATCTTAACTGGATTCGCATCAGGCGCTAGGTGATTTTCGTCGCTATCCCGCCATCCGTACCGGAGGTAAAACCTGCCTGTACGGATGTTCCCCTCTTCACTTCTTTTGCAGAGAACACCATGAATAATAAATATCTGTTTGCACTTGCTATCGCAGTTACCGGTGTGGCGGCGGCCTGGTATTTTTCCAAGCCGCCGGCAATGGCGCCTTTACCTGTCCCGGCTACGTCTTCGGCAGTGAAGACAGTCGCGCCGGCAGGTGTCGATCCCGCGCCGGAAAACACTGCCATGGCAACTGCTGTGTCCTCAGTCGCGGCACAGCAGGTGATACCTGAAACCTTACAGGAGCGTCTTGACGCTATCGCAATACGTCGTCCTGAGTTGCAGCTGGATGTGGAGACGGTGCAAACCAAAATAGCGCAGCCGATCGCCTGGACACCGAGCGAAAAAATTCCACAGCACCTGCCATTAACCGCCGAGGAATTGAACGATGGACGACAGTTTATCGCTTTGGATGATTTGAAAATCGAAACACTCATGCCTGGCGATAGTGTGGATATCCAGATGCCCGATACTAAAAATACCTTTGAGGTGGTGATCGATAAGGTCGAAAAACATGATTACAACAGCATTAGCTGGTACGGCCATATCGAAGGTGCCGACGGCCAGGATTACAGTGTCAGCTTTACCCGCGGTGCATCCCTGACCGTTGCCGGGTTTGATACACCCGATGGCCACTATGTGTTGCAGGGACATGGCAAGGATGGCTGGATTGCTTCCAGCGGCTTGCTATATAAGCAGGACACCAGTGTGACAGATGCTATTTACCCGGAGGATGTGTTGGATGCGCATGAACACTAAATCCATGCGCGTTTAGAAACATTACGCCATCGGCAACTGGATATGGAAGCTGGTGCCGTTTTCCTCGGTGGAGGTCACCGCCATCTGGCCGCGATGGTGTTCGGTAATGATGAAGTAGGAGTAGGACAAACGCTGTTCTGCCGGGTAAGTGTGTGATGAATGGTTGGTGAGTGAAAAATAGGGTTGGAAAATATCCAACTGCTCTTCTGCGCTCAAACACTTACCGTTGTGGTGAATCTTGATCCACAGGGTTTCGTAGAACTCACTGATTTCCAGGTCGATGACCGGCTCAAAGGTGTCGCGCTGGGCATAGGCATTGAGTGCGTAAAACGCGCTGCGCATCACGCGCACAAAAACCTGCTGCAATTCAGCGGGAAAGCAGGGGATTAACGGCAGCTTATCCGCGTATTGGCGATGGATGTTGATGTCTTTGAAGCTCAGGCCATTGCTATCGGTAAACAGGTTACCTGCCAGTTCAATGGCATGATCCATGATAGGCGCAATAGCAGCAGGTTGTTTGCTGTCGCGATGCGCGCGCGCCAGGTCCAGCAGGTTGTGTGCAATGGCAGTAGCCTGGTGCGCGCTTTGGCGGACAGTTTCCACTTCCTGCAATAAAAACTCCTTCACTTCGCCAAGGTCGGCGGCTTCGATTTCCTGGCGCGCGCTGGAGACGCGCGAAAAAATATTGTTGATTGGCAGGCTGATGTCATAGGCCATGGCCGATGCCAATTCACCCATGGCCGATACCTTATCGCGCTCCGCCAGTTTGGTTTCCGCATTCACTTGTTTGGTGACGTCGGAGACCAGGATCACAATACCGGTTTCGTTATCCTCACCCAGGGCGTAGACGGTGATATCAAAACTGTATTGGCCGCGCTGGTGGTGTTTGAGTTGCAGGGTTTGTTTGGTGGCCAGCACCTGCTGCACCTGCTCGGGTGTCAGGGTGATGGCTGAGTAGGCCTTCCACAGGTTTTGCCCCAGTACATCGGCAATCGGGCGTCCGGTAATGGATTCGGCCACCCGGTTCCATTGGGTAATTTCCAGTTGTTTGTTTAAACCGATCAGCATCACCGGCATGGAGTCCACAATACCGGTGATATAGGCCTCGCGCTGGTGCAGGTTTTCATTGCTTTGCTGCAATTGCGCTGTGCGTTCAACCACGCGCTCTTCCAGGGTGGCTTTCATGTCCTTGAGCGCGCGGTTGTAGCGCAGGGCGCGCAGGTGGGCGCGCACCAGGAAGCCGAGCACTATGGCCAGGGTAATGATCAGTATACCGGCAGAGGTGTTGGCGACGTATTGCCAGCGGGTACTGCCGTCTTCGTTGCGGAAGACGGCAAACATGTCGGCTTGGGCGTGAGTGTGGATGCTCAAAAGCGCCAGCAGCGCCATCAGTTGCTTCATGGGGAACTCTCTGGTGGATGACAGGTGGGGCTTGGCAGCAAGCCTTTGTAAAAGGGATCTTGCAGACAGTCTAGCCAACCCCGTAAAAATGGCGGCGATTTTACCGGAATCTGGCCCGGCCCGTAACGTGGTATTACCGGAATGGGGCTGTTTGTGAATGTTTGAGGTACCGGAGCGTCTTTGGCGAGCGGTTTATCGCAGAGGATGCTCCTGTTGTTCGCGCGGCAGGTGCAAGCGATACACGCTGCCGGTGGTGGTTGTCAGGCTGATGCGTTTATCGCAGATCCACATGTCTGTTATCACCTCCGCCTCCGTGCGCACCATCAATTGCGCGCAGAGTTGCAATTGGCCGCCAGTGGCCGGTAATCCCATAAATTCTTCCCGATGTCGCCCGCGTACACAAAATTCCACCGTCGCCTGCTGTGCAGTACCGGGCAGTTCTTCGATGGTTAATTGCGGTTCGGCAAACACTTCCAGCAGGTAATTGAAAAAGCCGAACAATTCCTCGCGATTGTGCGGCGTGAATTCGGGAAAGCCAACACAGCGAATGTGCGGGTGAATTTGCTCCTGGAAATCCTGTGCACTGCCGCACAGGGCCGCTTTTAACAGGGCGCTCACCCGGGCGGATTCCGGCGCTGGAGTGAGTGGCGTTGGGCGGCTGGGTGACCGGGGCGAGCGGCAAAAAGGCAGGAAAACAGAAGAGAGTGACATGGCAGGCTCCTTGGTCATATGACGATGGGATTTTCAAGCTTGCCACTAGGTTAAGGTCAACCCCTGACAAAGGCTGTCAGGGGAATTGACCGGCGGGTTGTAATCAGGAACTCCTGACTACCAATTCGGTTTTCAGTTGTTCCGAGGTGACTGTGTCGCCATTAACCCGTGCGAGGATTTTTTCTACCAATAATTGCCCTCCGCGATGTATATCCTGGCGGATGGTGGTGAGTGGCGGGGTGAAGTAGGGGGCCATGGGAATATCGTCGAAGCCCACCACCGATACATCGCGCGGGACATCCAGGCCATGGGCTTGCAAGGCTTTGATGGCGCCCATGGCAATGTTATCGCTGGCGGCAAAGATGCCATCGAAATCGAGCCCTTGTTGCAACAGGGATTTTACCTGTGCATAACCTGACTCAATGGAAAACGCCGATTGTCGATGGCGCTCCTGGGTTGAGTGTCCGGCTTGGGTAAGCCGGTCAACATAACCTTGAAAGCGCTGTTCGATTTCCGGGTGGGTAATGTCGCCGAGGAATACCAGGCGCTTGCAGTCGCGGCTGAGTAAATGGGTGGCGGCAAGCTGGCCACCCTGGTAATTATCACTGCCCACGACGCAGTAATTGCTGTCACCGCGCGGTGCGCCCCAAACGACAATGGCATCGCCCTGCTCGTGCAATTGGCGCAGGGGCTGGTCGTCGCGGCCGGCACCGATCACGATCAGGCCATCGGAGCGCTTGGAGCCGAGCAAATGGGCGTGCCAGTCATCGCTGGTAATGGCAGGGCTGGAAAACAGCAGGCTGTAGTGATGGCGGTGCAATTCATCGGCAATGGCGCCGATCATGTCCATCATAAACGGGTCGGAAAAACCCTGGCCGTCGCGCACCTCGGCGTTAATCACAATCGATATGGCGTGGCTGCGCTGCAGGCGCAAGTTGCGCGCCCCGGTATTCAGCTTGTAATTCATCTCGCGCGCCAGCGCCTGGATTTTTTCGCGCGTTTGCGCGTTGATCATGGGGTTATTGTTGAGCGCGCGTGAAACGGTGGATTCAGCGACCCCGGCGCGACGGGCAATGTCCGCAATGGAAACCGGTGGCAGGGATTTGCTGGGCATGGGTACATCCAAAAAAACCATGATTGTCATGCCATGGTATGAAAGCCGTTGCGTTTATACAACAGGTGCCGGCACAGGTTCGCGTGTGCGACGGCGCAGTTGGAAGAGCAACAGCAAAATAATCGCCATGGGAACCAGTGCCAGATAAAACGCTGTCTGGCCACTGAAGCGACTGAACATCATACCGGTAATCATTGAGCCGGTGGTGCCTCCCAGCGCGGAGAACAGAATAATCAACCCGGCCATGGATGACTGCTGCTGGCGTGGCAGGGCGCTGAGTACCACGGAATTCAGGACCGGATAGATGGGGGCCATAAACAGGCCAATCAGCGGGAATAGATAAGCCACCAGCGGCAGGTTGAACCAGTGGGCGCGGGGATCGGCCTCCACCTGGTGGGACAGCGGCAAGGTCAGCAACATCAGGGTGGCCATCGCCAGCACGCAGCCGCTGAGCAGCCAGTGCCAGGGAATATGCTTGAGCAATTGGCCGGCGCCCAGCCGACCCAGCGCCAGGCTCAGGGCAAACAGGCTGGTGATTTGCACGCTGATGCTCGCCGGTAATTTCAGCACCTGGTTATTAAACGTCGGCAGCCAGCTGCCAATGCCCTGCTCGATCAGGACGTACAAAAACAATGAGAAGACAAAGGTGTACACCAGCGGACGCGCCGCCAGGCGCAGCATAGCGATAAAGTCATCCAGCGGACGCGCCCCGTCATCCCGCGCCGGGCGATCATCAAAGCGCACCGCCATCATCACCAGCAGGTTGATTCCGCAAATAGTCGCCAACAGCCAGTAGGTATCCAGCCAGCCCAGGCTGGCTGGGTTTTGGGCATCGATAAACGCGCCGAACAGCCAGTAGCCG from Cellvibrio japonicus Ueda107 includes:
- a CDS encoding HlyD family secretion protein → MNNECSPTQKAPLFREQVIKQKSDRLHGDVLLLPQVSHSVLIALLLVWLLALAVWLTTSTYARKETVVGWLEPPTGVVRLYPEASGQVKKILVKEGDKVQAGQPLIIINGDRILADGGNLESRLLEEYESQRRLLTEQIERADRTQQDRENSLRRQIESIKHNLSLMDEQLATLDARHILIKNQIERYRPKIEKGHISRLEYDQVLSQELSVRSDKQGLLREISNQKDLLSQRHTDLRLLAQEAANSLDQLQARMSELAQQIAQLQGQRAHIITATRAGIVNNLQAREGQFVSSTNPVPLLTLADSASPLVAHLLVPVRAAGFIASGQRLDIRYDAFPYQKFGLYQGEIESVAKTPLLPGELLNTPVTLQEPVYRVEARLYEQGVNAYGQSIPLRSGMTLTADVELAERRLWQWLLEPIYSLKGRL
- a CDS encoding carbohydrate-binding protein gives rise to the protein MFSKLKTIAAKYMFTVATVSALAAGNVQAATVDLLVLYDTYSKNYFGGDPQTAMNNWVNQMNAAYRDSQIDVQLRLVGVRENNLAGADMGAVLGNLRVNANAIALRDQLGADFVSQLHERGACGVGYVAVDRNWAWNVTGPGCGPMVMAHELGHNMGLNHSRKQGDTSGARFRYGVGYGVQNVFVDIMAYEGVFNTTRVNRFSNPNLTCRGLPCGLPVGHAEEAYAALAIHNVRDEIAAFRPTAGSSGPVQVSQHCNYEGYTVGLPVGQYTLSQLQARGILNDDVSSVRVQSGYSVTLYQHDNFTGNSLVRTSNDSCLVSAGFNDAASSIIVSTTGSSFNLLIQAENYFSSNGVQLENTTDTGGGQNVGWIDTNDWMAYSGITIPTSGTYTVEYRVASQSGGGRLSLDLNGGSIVLGELAVPSTGGWQNWTTISHTVNINAGTYNLGVFAKAGGWNLNWIRIRR
- a CDS encoding nucleotide disphospho-sugar-binding domain-containing protein; the protein is MDYLLYSLGTTGDALPFIKLASSLNACGVKAAFIGSEKFIPLADTMGVECLPVSTKTDYENTYNSPLTWSRYHSQNHYNEFHFPAIKPTFKAIQRVVQQRHNPLIIYQDILSGARMAAEEFGLKSCQVVLAPYGVSSILSPAYPMRRQVEERLWSEILPQIQEKAKRDTLERLVKPLINPARKELGLSEWTIQDLPSMQSSPSILALFPEWFKPNPGDWPTQLVNTGFILGNTPDNHSNKQLDEFITQYGKPLAFTFGTGIPVTSQLIDKIRHLCRVVRKPGVFVAHSQTARFIDNGDNPVLTLPSAPFSYLFACSALVIHHGGIGTCAQALACGIPQVISPYTFDQPDNAFLLWQLGISNSVDFLNDSVDQIASIVNDVMSSESVAKKVKEYQALTTDETAASVKFLLSLQG
- a CDS encoding peptidase domain-containing ABC transporter, which gives rise to MNMSPEQSVKQTATSPDQLLNFSGAHSLPMIHQTEAAECGLACLAMIASFHGYETDLAYLRQRIQVSSHGTNLKNLMEMAGRLHLAGRALKLNSDSLGGLQLPCVLHWDLNHFVVLKAVKSRKAIIHDPASGEKTLTKEEFDKHFTGIALELTPTSKFEVADTRKHLKLHHFWSRISGLKRSLLQILVLSLLLQVFAIISPYYMQTVVDDVILRNDDNLLLVLALGFGLLLLIETGTHVLRQWVMLYLSSRLNIQMAANLFRHLIRLPMSYFSTRHMGDVVSRFGSLQNVRELLTTSLVAAVVDGIMAVITLTVMFFYSIKLTLLVLIVVLLYAALRFALYKPLRLLTEEQIIAQARHDTHFMESVRAVQTIKLFQRENDRQGQWQNRLADTINQGIRITRWNIGYDTINRLLFGIENLLVIYFAATAVMGNIFSVGMLYAFLSYKSRFVSSMDTLIATWIELKMLGLHLDRLSDIVFTETEEQDDLLPSQSSTRPLAGKIEVRNLSFQYGETEGPTFQNLNFIIEPGETVAITGPSGCGKTTLLKCLMGLLQPTEGEILIDDRPLKQVLDYRRHIAGVMQRNLP
- a CDS encoding rhomboid family intramembrane serine protease — encoded protein: MKFLIKNKNPIRSLLAILACGNIIIFYVISHGFWPTNTQEIFIFYNLICSLILFGLSRRQLSVEIMSDYMLVTRLLSTKKIRNSDIKSIEVQSYGAKKNGNMCRLGVNGSFPVIFTEDMFEDDRDYNALVKCLGWVEKKYSHHNEPSWKGIASACSKQLVTYSVVFIMIILNSILFFINKDDFLWIMDNFAFSKSTIEFREYYRFITAFFLHLNPVHLLINLISLGVLGGMLEQYFGRAKYFNILILSTFSGWIFSLAFSPFNLVVGASGGIFGLFGSYIALKILSKEALQPSVDPMPFWWAIIILIFQVISDLYIHNSDFYAHIGGVIGGSLYFIVSRFTIIKSIKTDKLISLVIFLLCIFSFFKFMH
- a CDS encoding sensor histidine kinase codes for the protein MKQLMALLALLSIHTHAQADMFAVFRNEDGSTRWQYVANTSAGILIITLAIVLGFLVRAHLRALRYNRALKDMKATLEERVVERTAQLQQSNENLHQREAYITGIVDSMPVMLIGLNKQLEITQWNRVAESITGRPIADVLGQNLWKAYSAITLTPEQVQQVLATKQTLQLKHHQRGQYSFDITVYALGEDNETGIVILVSDVTKQVNAETKLAERDKVSAMGELASAMAYDISLPINNIFSRVSSARQEIEAADLGEVKEFLLQEVETVRQSAHQATAIAHNLLDLARAHRDSKQPAAIAPIMDHAIELAGNLFTDSNGLSFKDINIHRQYADKLPLIPCFPAELQQVFVRVMRSAFYALNAYAQRDTFEPVIDLEISEFYETLWIKIHHNGKCLSAEEQLDIFQPYFSLTNHSSHTYPAEQRLSYSYFIITEHHRGQMAVTSTEENGTSFHIQLPMA